The DNA segment CGAGACTGATGCTTGCGAGAATCAACGACTTGAAATTTGTGATCCAAATGCAGGCAGAGAGCCGCGACTTTGACGCCAACGAGATGGTGTTTCAGGCGATTCTAAAACAGATTCGCCCAGAATGAATCAAACCAGATCTTGCTTGCGCTTTTTTCGGCGTGCCTTGCCACAATCTTTGCAAACGCCTTGCACGATCATGCGATGGCCGCTGACGCGAAATCCCATCTCGGCCGCCACTTCATCACGAATTTGCACCAGCGGCTCGCTTTGGAACTCGATCAGTTTTCGGCAACGTGTGCAGTACAAATGATCATGGGCGGGATAACCATAGTCGAGCTCGTAGACGGTGCGTCCGTCTAGCTGGAAGCTTTTCAGCAATCCAGCGTCAACGAATTCACGCAGCGTCCGATAGACGGTCGCCGAGCTGACGTAGTTTTCTTGACCACGCCGAGGAAGTCGGTCGATCAACTCATCGGCGTCAAAATGGTCGTGTTCGCTGAAGACCGCGTCGATCAGAAATTTCCGCTGACTTGTCTGTCTCAACCCTCGCGTTTGAAGGTATTCCTCGAATCGCTC comes from the Rubripirellula reticaptiva genome and includes:
- a CDS encoding Fur family transcriptional regulator produces the protein MRQTSQRKFLIDAVFSEHDHFDADELIDRLPRRGQENYVSSATVYRTLREFVDAGLLKSFQLDGRTVYELDYGYPAHDHLYCTRCRKLIEFQSEPLVQIRDEVAAEMGFRVSGHRMIVQGVCKDCGKARRKKRKQDLV